The proteins below come from a single Mangifera indica cultivar Alphonso chromosome 16, CATAS_Mindica_2.1, whole genome shotgun sequence genomic window:
- the LOC123199095 gene encoding mediator of RNA polymerase II transcription subunit 22a-like, producing MNKAGGSGPTAAAAAAAAQKQKNLMQRVETDIANIVDNFSQLVNVARVSDPPVRNSQEAFTMEMRASRMVQAGDSLLKLVSELKQTAIFAGFASLTDHVEQKTAEFNKHTEKTDRVLARIGEEASASLKELEELYYSSERRS from the exons atgaataaagcGGGAGGAAGTGGGCCAACAGCGGCAGCAGCAGCTGCAGCTGCTCAGAAGCAGAAGAATTTGATGCAAAGAGTTGAAACTGATATTGCCAATATTGTCGACAATTTTAGCCAACTAGTCAATGTTGCCAGG GTGAGTGACCCACCTGTTAGGAATTCACAGGAAGCATTCACAATGGAGATGCGGGCATCCAGAATG GTTCAGGCTGGTGACTCTTTGCTTAAGTTGGTATCCGAGTTAAAACAAACTGCAATATTTGCAGGATTTGCTTCTCTTACCGACCATGTAGAGCAAAAAACAGCTGAATTTAACAAACATACTGAGAAAACCGACCGCGTTTTGGCTAGAATTGGAGAGGAGGCATCTGCAAGTCTTAAAGAGCTTGAAGAGCTTTACTATTCTTCAGAACGACGAAGCTAA